The sequence GGGAGGCGAGATCCGTGGCCAGCGCCTCGCCGATACCGGACGAGGCGCCGGTGACGACGGCACGGGCACTGGGGGTGGGGTTCGGCAAACTCACGGTCAGTCAGCGTAGTGCGTCAGATGCGCGCCGCGAGCCGGGTGCCCTGTTCGATGGCGCGTTTGGCATCGAGTTCGGCTGCGACGTCGGCGCCGCCGATGACGTGGGTGCTGACCCCGGCGACGGTCAGCTCGTCGACCAGGTCGCGCACGGACTCCTGACCTGCGCAGATCACCACGTTGTCGACGGCAAGGGTGCGGGGCTTCTCGCGTTTGTCGCCGAAGGTGATGTGGAGTCCCTCGTCGTCGATGCGCTCGTAGTTGACGCCGGACAACTCGTGCACGCCCTTGTTCTTCAGGGCGGCGCGGTGCACCCAGCCCGTCGTTTTCGCGAGCCCCGCCCCGATCCGCCCGCTTTTACGCTGGAGGAGGTACACCTCACGAGGCGACGGCTCGGGGATGGGCGTGGTGAGGGCGCCGGCAGCGGCCTCGGGTTCGGTGACCCCCCACTCCTGCTTCCATTCCTTCAGGTCGAGGGTCGGTGAGTGCTCGTGGGTGAGAAACTCGCTGACGTCGACGCCGATGCCGCCGGCACCGATCACGGCAACCGACTTTCCGACCGACTTACCGCCGCGCACCACCTCGGGGTACGTGAGCACTGTGGGATGGTCGATGCCGGGAATCGACGGAAGGCGCGGGGTGACGCCGGTGGCGATCACCACCTCGTCGTAGCGGCCGACGAGATCGACCGCTGCGACGCGGGTGTCGAGCCGGACATCCACACCGGCGAGTGCGAGTTGCCGGTTGTAGTAGCGAATGGTCTCCGCGAACTCCTCCTTGCCGGGGATCTTGCGGGCGATGCCGAACTGGCCACCGATTTCGGAGTCCGCCTCGAACAGCGTCACCGTGTGGCCCCGCTGCGCTAGGCCGAGCGCCGCGGACAATCCCGCGGGGCCGGCGCCCACGACCGCGACGCGCTTCGCGGTCCGGGTGGGGGAGAGCGTCAGTTCCGTTTCCCGGCCCGCACGCGGATTCAGCAGGCAGGACACGTGCTTGCGGACGAAGGCGTGGTCGAGGCACGCCTGGTTGCACGCGATACAGGTGTTGATCTCGTCCGAGTTTCCGGCTTCGGCTTTGCGGACCCAGTCGGGGTCGGCGAGCATCGGGCGGGCCATCGAGATCAGCTGAGCATCACCGCGGGTGAGTATTTCCTCCGCGACCTCGGGCATGTTGATCCGGTTGGACGCGGCCACTGGAATGTTCACGTGCTTCTCGAGCTTGCCGGTGATGTCGGCGAACGCCGCGCGCGGCACCGACGTGACGATGGTGGGGACGCGGGATTCGTGCCAGCCGATGTCGGTGTTGATGATCGTGGCACCCGCAGCTTCCACGTCCTTGGCCAGAGCGACGATGTCGTCCCACGTCTGACCGCCTTCCACGAGATCGGCCATCGACAAGCGGAAGATGATGATGAAGTCGCGGCCCACGGCGGCCCGGGTGCGGCGAACTATCTCGACGGCGATCCGGCGGCGGTTCTCGGGCGTGCCACCCCACTCGTCGGTCCGCTTGTTGGTGCGTTCGCACAGGAACTGATTGATGAAGTATCCCTCACCCGCCATGATCTCGACGCCGTCGTAATTCGCCTGCTGTGCCAGCCGCGCACACCGCACGAAGTTGCGGATCTGCCAGCGGACGCCCCGGCCGGTGAGTCTTCGGGGGCGGAACGGATTGATCGGGGCCTTGATCGAGGAGGCGGAGACGCTGAACGGCTGATAGCTGTAGCGGCCTGCGTGCAGAATCTGCAGGGCGATCATGCCGCCCTCGTCGTGCACGGCCTTGGTAATCGCACGGTGCCGCCGGGCCTCCACGCGGTTGGTGAGCTTGGCACCGAAAGGCAGCAGCCAGCCGGTGCGGTTGGGGGCGTACCCACCGGTGACGATCAGGGCGACACCACCGCGGGCGCGCTCGGCGAAGTACGCCGCCAGTCGAGGTACGTCCTTGGCGCGGTCTTCGAGACCGGTGTGAATCGAACCCATGATCACCCGGTTCTTCAAAGTCGTGAAGCCGAGGTCCAGCGGGGCGAGGAGCTGGGGAAACTGTGTCATGCGGCGTGTCCTTACTGCGAGAGGGCGTCGAGTACTTCTTGGCACCAGCCGGCGAACCCCTCTTCGACGCGAATGCCGCCGCGCAGGACGAGGTACTGGTGAAGGGCGGTTCCGGAGAGTTGGTCCGGCGCCGGGAAGTCACGTTTTTCGATCATGCGGTAGATCTCGAGCCGGGCAGCGTGGCCGTCGCGGTGCCGGGCGACTTCGGCGGCCAGTGCGGGAATATCGCCTTGCTGGGCGGCGCGGATCTTGACCGCAAGCTCGTTACGCAGGTGATTCGGTTCGGTGGGTTCGGCGATCCAACGCTGCAACTCGGCCCGACCTGCCGCGCTGACCCGATACACCTTCTTGTCCGGCCTGCTGTCCTGCGCTACGACTTCGGCATCCACCCACCCGGCTTCGTCCATGCGCTTGAGCAGCCGATAGATCTGCTGGTGGGTGGCGCTCTGGAAGAAGCCGATCGATTTGTCGAATCGGCGTGCCAATTCATACCCCGACCCGGAATGTTCGGTGAGGGAGACGAGAAGCGCATGTTCGAGTGCCACGCACAAAGTATGTATGCAACGAAGTGCCTATGCAACTAAGTGCACATGATCCGCTCGGTGCGAGTGGGTCGTTGCGTCGGAGAGTACGAACGACCCGTTCGCTCACATAGGCTCGCGACATGAGCACCGAAGTTCGTCCGCCCGCCGGGATCGGTGAGGCTGCGACGCGCAAACAGGTCGTCGCGTGGGGTCTGTGGGACTGGGGGTCAGCCGCCTTCAATGCGGTGATCCTCACGTTCGTCTTTTCCGTCTACCTCACCGATGCAGTGGGGGAGGACCTCGAAGGATCGATCTCTGCGAGCACCTGGCTCGGGTGGTCGCTGGGGATCGCCGGATTCCTCATCGCGGTGCTGGCGCCGGTCACAGGGCAGCGATTCGACGCCGCAGGACGGCGCAAGCGCGCGCTCGGTGTTCTCACCTTCGCGACCGTGGCTTGCATGGTCGGCATGTTCTTCGTCCGCGACTCGGTCGAGTACCTCTGGCTCGGTCTGGCGTTGCTTGCTGCCGGTTCGGTGATCTTCGAGCTCGCCGGCGTGCCGTACAACGCCATGTTGCGGCAGGTGTCGACGCCGTCGAATATAGGTCGGGTGTCCGGCTTCGGTTGGGCAATGGGCTATTTCGGCGGAATCGTGCTTCTACTGTTGTGCTACTTCGGCTTCATCGCCGGTGACGGGGACACCCGCGGAGCGCTGGGGTTCACCACGGACGGTGGGCTGAACATCCGGATGGTGGCGCTGCTCGCGGCAATCTGGTTCGCCGTCTTCGCGATACCTGTGCTGCTGAAGGTTCCCGAACTGCCGCGGCCCCAGGTCGATCCGGGCGCCGACAAGGCCGGTTTCGTGGAGTCGTATCGGATTCTCTGGCGAGATCTGCGCAGCCTCTGGTCTGCCGACCGCCGCACCGTGTACTTCCTCGGCGCCAGTGCGCTCTTCCGCGACGGACTGGCCGGAGTGTTCACGTTCGGTGCGGTCCTCGCCGTCAACGTCTACGGCATCAGTGCCGGAGATGTGCTGCTGTTCGGTGTCGCGGCAAATATCGTCTCCGCCGTCGGTGCACTCACGGCAGGCCGCTTCGACGACCGGGTGGGTCCCAAGACGGTCATCGCGGCGTCGCTGGGGGCGATGCTCGTCGTCGGCATCATCTTGACGGCTGTGTCCGGACCGGGAATGTTCTGGATCTTCGGTCTCCTGCTGTGCCTTTTCGTGGGACCCGCGCAGTCCTCGTCGCGCACGTTCCTTGCACGGATCACGCCGCCCGGCCGCGAAGGGCAGATGTTCGGTCTGTACGCGACGACCGGACGCGCGGTGTCGTTCCTGTCGCCGACGCTGTTCGGACTCTTCGCGTGGTGGTTCGGCGCGGATCGGGCCGGGATCCTCGGTCTCCTGATCGTGCTGGCCCTCGGACTCGCGGCCCTGACCGTGGTGCGTGCTCCGGAGCGAAGCTGACGCCGATTATCAGCCAGTGGCCATTCCGGCCCGCCGAAGTATCGCCTTGGCGAGGTCGTCGGGGCACTGCTCGGGGATCCAGTGCGTCGCGTCGTCGAGGACGACGAACTCGTATGGTGCGTCCACGAATTCGGCGCACTTTTCGGCTCCGGCGCGGCCCAGCGCCGTGTCGCCGGTACTCCAGACGTAGGTGGTGGGGACCGTGACGGCGGGGGTCTGGTCGAAATCTCGTGTCATTGCCCGGTACCAGTTCAGGGCCCCGGTGAGCGCCCCCGGCTCGGTGAGGACTGCGACATGCCGGTCGACGAGTTCGGGCGGGACGACATCGCCGAACATCGCCCGCAGCGCCTGCGCGTTCTCGCGCAGGAGCACATGTTCGGCCTTGCCCTCCATCCGCAGCAGGCGAATGTAGGACGACCGTTCTTTCTGGTCGGCGTCCTCGCGCAGCGCCCAGCCGAAGGCGCCCGGATGGGGCACCGAAACGGTCGTGAGTGAGGTAATGCGGCCGGGGTGTCGCGCCGCCACGACCCACGCAACGATGGCGCCCCAGTCATGGCCTACGAGATGCGCCGTCTCGAGGCCGAGTGCGTCCAGGAGAGCGATGACGTCCCCGACGAGGTGGTCGATGCGGTAGGCGTCGACAGCCTCGGGCCGCGCACCAGCCGAATATCCACGCTGGTTCGGTGCATAGGTTCGCATCCCGGACTGTGCCAGGAGGGCGGCGACAGGCGTCCACGACGCAGCGCTTTCCGGAAACCCGTGCAGGAGAACGGCGGCTTCGCCGTCGGAAGGGCCGTTGACGGTGACGTCGAAGGTCAGGTCGCCTATGGGGATGGTCACGTGTTCGGAGGTTGGCAGCATGCCCCCACCGTACGGCGGGAGGGTCAACTCCTCCGGGGATTCCACGCCGTCATGCCGAGCATGATGAGCCGTAGCTGGCGTTCGGCGCGGGCGACCACCTCGGCTTCGGTACGCACGCCGGGACGGTCGGCTTCGAGGAGGTCGACGACGACGGCGAACATCGTGGAGACGATCAGGTCGGCCGCCATCTCGAGGTCGTCGGCGTCCCACGACTCGAGCCCGCCGATTCGCGTGAGATCCACGGTCAGCTCGCTGACGAACAATCGCATCTCGGTGGCGATGGCGCGGCGGATCTCGGGAACACCGCCGTAGCGCTCACGACTGAGGAAGCGGAACTGTGCCTCGTGAGTGCGGACTTGGCGGACGAGGATGTCGAGAGACGCGCCCGCGCTCTTGGTACTCGGGTTGCGGCGGGCATCGCGCAGCATTTGTCGCAGCATTCGCATGCTCTCCTCGACGAGAACGACGCCGAGTTCCTCGATGGACGCGAAGTGTCGATAGAACGCAGTGGGCACGATTCCTGCATGGCGGGCGATCTCCCGCAGGCTCACACCCGCGAAGCTCCGGTCCGCCATGAGGTCGAGGGTGCCGTCCAGGAGGGCCTTTCGGGTGCGCTCTTTACGTGCTGCCCTGCTCTCGGGTTCCGCTCCGGTCGACTGACTCACGGCACCGAGTCTATTCGTGGGGATGGGAGCGTCGATCACGAGGACGTCGGCTGCCGCACCGCCCGTAACCACGGGATGACCGTGCTGCTCGTCCGTCATGTGTTTCCGATCTGTGCGAGGTGACGGCACTCGCGTGTGTGCCTGCCGTCACATTTCGATTGACAACTACCTGTCTGCACCTGTCACACTATTGTCAGTGTACAACCGTGCACTCAAATGGAGGAGGCTGCCGTGTCAGTTGCTCACACCAGTCGTCCGGCGGAGGGACGCAGGTTCTCGCTGCTGTCGTTGTTCGAGGCGATGGCCACTCCGCATCAGCTCGACCGTTACCTCGAACTCGTCACGCCGATGGTCACCGTGCGTGATCTGCGGGCCGAGGTGCTCGCGGTCGATCGGTCGACCGCGGACACCGTCACGCTCACGCTGCGCCCGACCCGTCAGTGGCGCGGATTCCGCGCCGGACAGTTTGTGCAGGTAGGGGTAGTGATCGACGGAGTTCGCCACACTCGTTGCTACTCGCCGGCCAACGCTCAGTCGTCCCCGGACGGCACCATCGAGTTGACGATCAAGGCGCACCCCGACGGCCTCGTGTCGCAGTATCTTCACGAAAACGCCCGGCCCGGACTGATCCTCGACCTGTCGCAGGCGGCGGGGGAATTCGTTCTGCCGACCACCCGGCCGCGCCGAGTTCTCCTCGTGAGTGGTGGCAGCGGGATCACCCCGGTCCTCTCGATGCTTCGTACTCTCGTCGAGGAGAAGCATGCGGGAAGCGTGACTTTTCTGCACTACGCGTACACCGAAAACGACGTCGCCTATCTGGACGAGCTCCGCGAGCTTGCCGATGCCAACCCCAACGTCAACCTCGTGCTGGCGTACACCGATCAGGAGACCGGCGGACATCTGCACGGTTTCTTCGGGCAGAAGCATCTCGACGCGGTCGCGCCCTGGTACGCCGAGGCCGAGACCTTTCTCTGCGGTCCCCCCGGCCTGATGCGTGGTGTTCGGGAGGTGTACCGGGAACTCGGCATCGAGGACCGGCTCCACACCGAGGAGTTCGCTCCCGCCGCGACGCCGGTCGAGGGTGAGGCCGGTGGTGAGCTGTCCTTCACGGCCAGTCGAGTCACGGCCGACAACTCCGGTGGGACCCTGCTGGAACAGGCCGAGGCCGCCGGACTTCATCCCGAGTACGGCTGCCGGATGGGCATCTGCTTCTCCTGTACCGCGGTGAAGAAATCGGGATGCACCAAGAACGTACGTACCGGCGACACCGATACCGATCCGGACAAGGCCATTCAGTTGTGTGTCTCGGTCCCCGTCGGCGACGTCGCCCTCGACATCTGACTCACTCGACATCACACACTTGGAGACCGACATGTTTGGACTCTCACTCTCGTTCCTGCCCTTCGTCGACGGCTCGGACGACACACGATCGACAGCCCCCGTCGTGCTCACACACGACCAGGTCGAGGAAATCGGCCGGGAACTCGACGCACTTCGTGATCGCACCGTTGCCGATCTCGGCGCAGAGGACCGCGAGTACATCTACAAGATCATCAAAGCCCAGAGGGGCTTCGAGGTCGCCGGCCGCGGGCTGATGTACCTCGGATTCTTCCCGCCCGCCTGGATCGCGGGCGTCGGTGCCCTCGGGATCTCGAAGATCCTCGACAACATGGAAATCGGCCACAACGTCATGCACGGCCAGTACGACTGGATGCGTGAACCGGGACTGAACTCGCGGGTCTTCGAATGGGACACTGTGTGCCCGGCCGACCAGTGGAAGCACTCCCACAACTACATGCATCACACGTACACGAACATCCTGGGGCGCGACCGGGACATCGGTTACGGCATCTTGCGGATCGACGAGGCCCAGAAGTGGAATCCGTACTACCTCGGCAACCCCGTCTACGCCTTCCTGTTGATGATGCTGTTCGAGTGGGGCGTCATGTTGCATGACCTCGAGGCCGAGAACGTCATCCAGGGCAAGCGGAAGTGGCACGACGTCAAGCCGCTACTCAAAGGGTGGTGGAACAAGGCCGGGCGTCAGGTGCTCAAGGACTACGCGATCTTCCCTGCACTGACCGGACCGTTGTTCATTCCCACGCTGCTCGGCAACGTCACCGCCAACCTGATCCGCAACGTGTGGGCGTACTCGATCATCTTCTGCGGCCACTTCCCCAGCGGTGTGCAGAGTTTCACCGAGGACGAGACCGCGGAGGA comes from Rhodococcus oxybenzonivorans and encodes:
- a CDS encoding NADPH-dependent 2,4-dienoyl-CoA reductase, which codes for MTQFPQLLAPLDLGFTTLKNRVIMGSIHTGLEDRAKDVPRLAAYFAERARGGVALIVTGGYAPNRTGWLLPFGAKLTNRVEARRHRAITKAVHDEGGMIALQILHAGRYSYQPFSVSASSIKAPINPFRPRRLTGRGVRWQIRNFVRCARLAQQANYDGVEIMAGEGYFINQFLCERTNKRTDEWGGTPENRRRIAVEIVRRTRAAVGRDFIIIFRLSMADLVEGGQTWDDIVALAKDVEAAGATIINTDIGWHESRVPTIVTSVPRAAFADITGKLEKHVNIPVAASNRINMPEVAEEILTRGDAQLISMARPMLADPDWVRKAEAGNSDEINTCIACNQACLDHAFVRKHVSCLLNPRAGRETELTLSPTRTAKRVAVVGAGPAGLSAALGLAQRGHTVTLFEADSEIGGQFGIARKIPGKEEFAETIRYYNRQLALAGVDVRLDTRVAAVDLVGRYDEVVIATGVTPRLPSIPGIDHPTVLTYPEVVRGGKSVGKSVAVIGAGGIGVDVSEFLTHEHSPTLDLKEWKQEWGVTEPEAAAGALTTPIPEPSPREVYLLQRKSGRIGAGLAKTTGWVHRAALKNKGVHELSGVNYERIDDEGLHITFGDKREKPRTLAVDNVVICAGQESVRDLVDELTVAGVSTHVIGGADVAAELDAKRAIEQGTRLAARI
- a CDS encoding PadR family transcriptional regulator; its protein translation is MALEHALLVSLTEHSGSGYELARRFDKSIGFFQSATHQQIYRLLKRMDEAGWVDAEVVAQDSRPDKKVYRVSAAGRAELQRWIAEPTEPNHLRNELAVKIRAAQQGDIPALAAEVARHRDGHAARLEIYRMIEKRDFPAPDQLSGTALHQYLVLRGGIRVEEGFAGWCQEVLDALSQ
- a CDS encoding MFS transporter; this encodes MSTEVRPPAGIGEAATRKQVVAWGLWDWGSAAFNAVILTFVFSVYLTDAVGEDLEGSISASTWLGWSLGIAGFLIAVLAPVTGQRFDAAGRRKRALGVLTFATVACMVGMFFVRDSVEYLWLGLALLAAGSVIFELAGVPYNAMLRQVSTPSNIGRVSGFGWAMGYFGGIVLLLLCYFGFIAGDGDTRGALGFTTDGGLNIRMVALLAAIWFAVFAIPVLLKVPELPRPQVDPGADKAGFVESYRILWRDLRSLWSADRRTVYFLGASALFRDGLAGVFTFGAVLAVNVYGISAGDVLLFGVAANIVSAVGALTAGRFDDRVGPKTVIAASLGAMLVVGIILTAVSGPGMFWIFGLLLCLFVGPAQSSSRTFLARITPPGREGQMFGLYATTGRAVSFLSPTLFGLFAWWFGADRAGILGLLIVLALGLAALTVVRAPERS
- a CDS encoding alpha/beta fold hydrolase, with product MLPTSEHVTIPIGDLTFDVTVNGPSDGEAAVLLHGFPESAASWTPVAALLAQSGMRTYAPNQRGYSAGARPEAVDAYRIDHLVGDVIALLDALGLETAHLVGHDWGAIVAWVVAARHPGRITSLTTVSVPHPGAFGWALREDADQKERSSYIRLLRMEGKAEHVLLRENAQALRAMFGDVVPPELVDRHVAVLTEPGALTGALNWYRAMTRDFDQTPAVTVPTTYVWSTGDTALGRAGAEKCAEFVDAPYEFVVLDDATHWIPEQCPDDLAKAILRRAGMATG
- a CDS encoding TetR family transcriptional regulator; translated protein: MTDEQHGHPVVTGGAAADVLVIDAPIPTNRLGAVSQSTGAEPESRAARKERTRKALLDGTLDLMADRSFAGVSLREIARHAGIVPTAFYRHFASIEELGVVLVEESMRMLRQMLRDARRNPSTKSAGASLDILVRQVRTHEAQFRFLSRERYGGVPEIRRAIATEMRLFVSELTVDLTRIGGLESWDADDLEMAADLIVSTMFAVVVDLLEADRPGVRTEAEVVARAERQLRLIMLGMTAWNPRRS
- a CDS encoding ferredoxin reductase; the protein is MSVAHTSRPAEGRRFSLLSLFEAMATPHQLDRYLELVTPMVTVRDLRAEVLAVDRSTADTVTLTLRPTRQWRGFRAGQFVQVGVVIDGVRHTRCYSPANAQSSPDGTIELTIKAHPDGLVSQYLHENARPGLILDLSQAAGEFVLPTTRPRRVLLVSGGSGITPVLSMLRTLVEEKHAGSVTFLHYAYTENDVAYLDELRELADANPNVNLVLAYTDQETGGHLHGFFGQKHLDAVAPWYAEAETFLCGPPGLMRGVREVYRELGIEDRLHTEEFAPAATPVEGEAGGELSFTASRVTADNSGGTLLEQAEAAGLHPEYGCRMGICFSCTAVKKSGCTKNVRTGDTDTDPDKAIQLCVSVPVGDVALDI
- a CDS encoding fatty acid desaturase family protein, with amino-acid sequence MFGLSLSFLPFVDGSDDTRSTAPVVLTHDQVEEIGRELDALRDRTVADLGAEDREYIYKIIKAQRGFEVAGRGLMYLGFFPPAWIAGVGALGISKILDNMEIGHNVMHGQYDWMREPGLNSRVFEWDTVCPADQWKHSHNYMHHTYTNILGRDRDIGYGILRIDEAQKWNPYYLGNPVYAFLLMMLFEWGVMLHDLEAENVIQGKRKWHDVKPLLKGWWNKAGRQVLKDYAIFPALTGPLFIPTLLGNVTANLIRNVWAYSIIFCGHFPSGVQSFTEDETAEETRGEWYVRQMLGSANIEGSPLFHIMSGNLSHQIEHHLFPDLPAHRYPELAPQVKALCEKHGLPYNTGGFFKQIGSVWGKIFKLALPPGLLSSDTPPGVIVERQKTAA